Proteins found in one Brachyhypopomus gauderio isolate BG-103 unplaced genomic scaffold, BGAUD_0.2 sc184, whole genome shotgun sequence genomic segment:
- the mdfic gene encoding myoD family inhibitor domain-containing protein, with translation MSAETVLPPVGPVGPEKQLHQETSLLLLNSQDTCQDETNESSNASETTRTPSSREHSADVQGDRLEDNHCHTDLVKSQPQPLPPPAACLQQPGAGEAARLFDGLHAGLGNGHAAASHGAPQPAAATAASASSSEHRKHPSPVSQRMQRKLRSSLSVNSDSSRRSKGSSTGSHKPGASPEDCCVHCILACLFCEFLALCNMVVSQASCGACTSEACCCCCCGDDLDDCNCPCDMDCGIMDACCESSDCLEICMECCGICFPT, from the exons ATGTCCGCGGAGACGGTTTTACCTCCGGTGGGGCCTGTGGGCCCGGAGAAGCAGCTCCACCAGGAGACCAGTCTGCTTCTCCTCAACTCACAAG ACACATGCCAGGATGAGACTAATGAATCGTCCAACGCCAGCGAGACGACCAGGACTCCTTCCTCTAGAGAACACTCTGCTGATGTCCAAGGGGACAGGCTGGAAGACAACCACTGTCATACTGACCTTGTAAAAT cgcAACCTCAGCCTCTTCCTCCCCCAGCAGCTTGCCTGCAGCAGCCTGGAGCGGGAGAGGCTGCCCGCCTGTTCGACGGCCTCCATGCAGGGCTGGGTAATGGCCACGCGGCAGCCAGCCACGGGGCCCCGCAGCCTGCAGCAGCCACCGCTGCCTCCGCCTCTTCCTCCGAGCACAGGAAGCACCCGTCCCCCGTCTCTCAGCGCATGCAGAGGAAACTGCGCTCCAGCCTGTCTGTGAACAGTGACAGCAGCAGGCGGAGCAAAGGCAGCTCCACGGGCTCCCACAAACCTGGCGCCTCTCCAGAGG acTGCTGCGTCCACTGCATCTTGGCCTGCCTGTTCTGTGAGTTCCTGGCGCTGTGTAACATGGTGGTGTCTCAGGCGTCGTGTGGCGCCTGCACCTCGGAggcctgctgctgctgttgctgtggCGACGACCTGGACGACTGCAACTGCCCCTGTGACATGGACTGTGGCATCATGGACGCCTGCTGCGAGTCCTCCGACTGCctggagatctgcatggagtgTTGTGGGATCTGCTTCCCCACATGA